GATAAAAATACATGGTACTTAAAGGACCAGAatgatatgctcagagcatgagAAAGAAGGACAGAAATAGAAAATTCAGAGCACCTGCTAAAACAGTACTGATACAAATTATGCTTCATTAGCTGAACATTGAATAGGAACAATAGAAATCAGCCTTGCTGTTACCaatttaatgttaagtttggaaCAGAAGGAAACATACCCGGTTCTGGTGAGGAAGCATTTTGAGCCATTGATATCCAACACTCGGAAGTCTCCAAAATAGAACTTGCTCAAATCATCTTTTGTCAAGTGTTGAAGAGTTGGAGCAGCAAGTGGGCCCTGTAGAAAAGAATTCCAGAAACTCTTCATACATGTAACCAATAACCATAAGGGAATCTAATGAGAAAATAAGAACAGTGAGGAGTAAAGTGGGCCTTATACATTAATAGGGGTAGTAGCTCCTATCAAACAAGTTAATCACCaacttaaaattaataaattttagcTGTCAATCTGTATTCAGCATTGTTTCCAGACCATGGTTCTTTACTTGAAAGAGGGAACAAAAGACATAGGGAACAAGACAGAAAAAGAGAAGCAATGCCTGAAAAATTTGTTGAAGAATGCAACATTAAACACTAACCAGAGATCATTGAATTATATACATTAGCCAAAAGGTGACTAAATATCCTCAAAATACTACCATTGTAGGTTTATGACATGGAAAACAAACAGCAGACATCAAAAACAGAAAATAGGTGAACAAAATTGAATGAACTTTAGAACAGACCTGGAGGGCTAAAAGAGATCTCTCATCATGGATGTGCCATGAGACATCCCCACCTTTGGATTTGAACACTTTCATGTGCTCCTCAATGTGAGCCAGATCCTTATCCCTGCACCCAGCATTCACCACCAAGTATATATGATCATCAGTAACCTTGGTGATCACAGAGTCATCAATGGCACCACCCTTCTCATTTGTAAATACAGTAAGCGTTCCTGTTCCTTTGGCAAGCCCGGCAACATCAGCAATAACAAGTTTCTCAAGGAAAGAAATACTGTCTTTTCCTTTGAGGCTCAGTCCACACATGTGGGAGACATCAAATAGACTCCCGTTGTCCCTACAATTGACAGTAGAGTCCATGATTGAGTCTTTGTACTGAATAGGCATGCTCCACCCGGCAAATGGTACCATCTTCCCACCGTTTGCAACATGGAAATCATAAAGAACAGTTTTTTTGAGCTCAGAGTCCACAGAATAATATCGACGAGCTACCGCCTTTTTATCAGCCTGTGCAAGGCGGCGGGTGATTGATTGGCCAAGTTGCCATAAACCCCCTCTCATTTTCTATACAAAAAGTATCTGACAAATAAAATTACAGGAGCTTTCAGGtacaaaagaaaaattaagataGATTCCCAATAGTCTAACACTACATCTTAACATAAAGTATGTGATAATTGGCGTATCTTCTAGTCAGAAAAAAAAATGGGAGGGACTAAACATTGGCAAACCAAAATAAAAGCCAGAATAATCAACAGAGCGATAGTCACCATTccacaaaaataataatttacaGTATTGAATTATCATTGGTTAATTTAAGAGAGAGTATGTTTAAAACAATAAGCCATTAAACGATCCATGTCAAATTTGCTTAAGCTCCAATAGGGTACTTTGGCATCAAGAACCAGGCAGACTAGCATTGATGAAAATGTTAACAGTCCAGTCACTATATGGCATTCGTAAGAAAAAATCAGTGACGAAACTTCAAGCTGATATGAAATCAATGAGTCATCTAGATCCCACCTCATATTTTCCATAAAAATACAAGACTAATTTACAGAATGACGCAGATCCCCAAACCCAAAAGCCAAAACTTTTTCCATAAAACGAGAGAAAAGAGATAACATTGGATAAAGACTAGATAATGTGCTTCAAAACTAAAGAACCGAAttgaagaaagaagagaaagacATAAATAAAACTCTTACCGAGTGTAAAGGATTGAGCAGTAGTCTATCCTTGGCTTTTCAGAAAAATGCAAATCTGAGAGCCCAAAAGACCAACTCCCACCAAGAAAGAGATTggcttttatatatatgtatatgtgtatgacTCTGCAAGGCAGTGAAGAGAGATAATGTAACCGAATATGTGTACCGcagtacaaaaaaataaaaataaaagtgaaaaatggTTGGTCGGGTGTGGTTGGTGGAGAAGGAACGATTCCTCTTCTATATGGAGCCAGCCCCATCGTAAGTGAGTGGTGATTGCACTACAAGACAAATACCCCATTTTATCCTTTTCTTCTTTTCCGTAGGAATCAGGTGTTTCTCGGTTACTTTTGTTCTTATGTACTTGAACTAATCCACGGTTCTGAGGAGGTAATATCTGACTCCGCATCGTTTTTTCGGCTGACACTACAATCACATTTGACTTTTGTGCCAAACTAAAATGTAGAAGTGATATGCATGGTGGGCTTAGAAACAGGTGATCGGAGTCATGACACAACACCTAAGTGGGTGAGGAATCGCTATGAAGGGTAGAATAGGAATAGAGGGAATAAAAATAGGAGCATTATTATATTTGCACCTAaaatttgattaatataactaatttttattaaaaattaacatataatatttttttttccagCTTAGGcgcatatttttttaatttttttatattctaaaaaatacctataaataatttatattttaaatatttaaataaaaaattaaaacaaaaaaatatataaaaattaaaaaatgtcaaaaaaatatgaagaaaaagtgttaaaatgattttttttttatttaatagggtgtctatatacatatttttttggtGTGTAAATATTATACCCCATAAAAATATAAAGGAAATTGGAGAAACAACCCTTTTTTTTAAtgtcattttgtaaaaaaaaaaattaaaaataagattgtATATAAAacgaaaaaatatattattttactttacaacattaaaaatatattttttgattaATTACTCCAAGTCTCTATATATAATAGTGATTCGAATTCAGATTTATGTAACAGGTGACTAGATTAAAAAAAATCCATGGGAAATGAACTTGCCAAAGACAATAGTTATGCTtgtaagagaaaatggaaaatgGAAGACATGAAGTCGAAGACGCATGCCATTGTTAAGGCGAATCTATTTTTCActtgtctttattttttttttattttttttttgggataacacttgTCTTTATTTGATGATCGCAATTATAgacttaattaaaaataaaacaatgagATAAGTCATCTATGTTATGTTGcgattatttatatattatgaaGGCAAATAATTTTTGTATCCTTACTGTACAGAGTCACATTCTACCAAGGATtgaaatataatttatttattgaatACATTTGTGTCATGTATATATCTCAAaatgtatgtatattttttttgttgcaacgacaaatttattttaaaaaatatataacgtATCACTAGGAGGAAAGAAGAGAATTCCTCCAATTAAATAAGTTTTATATCTACCTAAGAGTATGCAGAACTAATTTATGAGAATCATAGATTAGGACATTCTTGGTAATTGGACACCAACCAAACTTAATACAATATATGTAAATCTTCAATATagctggaaaaaaaaaaaaaaaaaaccacaaccATCCATTTTTCTAGAGAAGAAAAACCAACctacaaaataaatgaaaaaaataagacaagtgcattattttttaaaaaaaaaataatacaataaaatatatattgaCAAACAAAAATAAAGAGATTTATGTAAGAGAACAATTTATATTattgaatttaaaataattttaaaatgtaCTGACTAAAATAACTAACAATTAGTATTGTAGTAAACTAACAAATTACATATAGAGATATCTCttcaaataataataactaatcattattatctaaaaaataaataataaaataatatactaATTTGAAATATTTAACTAACAACTATTTGCTAATATTTAGGGAAAGTTATGTATCCAAATTTCTTGAATCTTAACTCTAAAAAACGTTttctgagaaagaaaaaaaactgcTAGAAAacatataaaacaaataattaagaaACTTTTATGAAAAAATAAATCACCATTGAAATTACTGGCATCAACTAATATATAAAATTTGTAAAATAGTAATGAATCcggaaaaattaattattttcttttcaaagAAAAACTTAATTGATcaattaaatgaaataaattttaaaatgaatCTATAAGAAGAAAGAAAACTTGTGATTTTCATTGACTTACACAAATAAACTTAATGGAacataataaaatacaaaaactATTGATAACACaacaaaatataataattatcGATACTGCAAAATATATTGAAGAAAAGTATAGGAAACGCACATATATTGAAGTCA
This genomic interval from Humulus lupulus chromosome 8, drHumLupu1.1, whole genome shotgun sequence contains the following:
- the LOC133794895 gene encoding aminomethyltransferase, mitochondrial, which produces MRGGLWQLGQSITRRLAQADKKAVARRYYSVDSELKKTVLYDFHVANGGKMVPFAGWSMPIQYKDSIMDSTVNCRDNGSLFDVSHMCGLSLKGKDSISFLEKLVIADVAGLAKGTGTLTVFTNEKGGAIDDSVITKVTDDHIYLVVNAGCRDKDLAHIEEHMKVFKSKGGDVSWHIHDERSLLALQGPLAAPTLQHLTKDDLSKFYFGDFRVLDINGSKCFLTRTGYTGEDGFEISVPSEHAVDLAKAILEKSEGKVRLTGLGARDSLRLEAGLCLYGNDMEQHISPVEAGLTWAIGKRRRAEGGFLGAEVILKQLETGPSIRRVGLISSGPPARSHSEIQNEKGENIGEVTSGGFSPCLKKNIAMGYVKSGLHKAGTKVKIAVRGKAYDGAITKMPFVPTKYYKPT